One Polaribacter sp. KT25b DNA segment encodes these proteins:
- a CDS encoding LytTR family DNA-binding domain-containing protein — translation MDKVKILVVEDEMIIADNICDALEELGYQALEPAISYTEAIGRIEEEKPDIAILDIQLSGKKTGIDIAKKIRESYHFPFIFLTSNADSLTLNQAKEVMPPAYLIKPFSKEELYTSIEIALSNYSIIHKNKEDEADDSHVIKDAFFIKNKGSFLKIYFDDILYLKSDHVYVELHLKNTQQFLVRRSLNDILSSLDARFVRIQRSFVVNVKYISEVKTASVIINNSEIPIGKTYKEELIKFIKLI, via the coding sequence ATGGACAAAGTAAAAATTTTAGTAGTAGAAGATGAAATGATTATTGCAGATAACATCTGCGATGCATTAGAAGAATTAGGTTATCAAGCTTTAGAACCAGCAATAAGTTATACAGAAGCAATTGGAAGAATTGAAGAAGAAAAGCCAGATATTGCTATTTTAGATATTCAATTATCAGGTAAAAAAACAGGAATAGATATTGCTAAAAAAATAAGAGAAAGTTATCATTTTCCTTTTATTTTTCTAACTTCAAATGCAGATTCTTTAACTCTAAATCAGGCTAAAGAGGTTATGCCACCTGCATATTTAATAAAACCTTTTTCTAAAGAAGAATTATATACTTCTATTGAAATTGCGCTTTCAAATTATTCAATTATTCATAAAAATAAGGAAGATGAAGCTGATGATAGTCATGTAATAAAGGATGCATTTTTTATTAAAAACAAAGGTTCTTTTCTAAAAATTTATTTTGATGATATTTTGTATTTAAAAAGTGATCACGTTTATGTTGAATTACATTTAAAGAATACTCAGCAGTTTTTAGTAAGAAGAAGTTTAAATGATATTCTTTCAAGTTTAGATGCTAGGTTTGTAAGAATTCAAAGAAGTTTTGTTGTAAATGTAAAGTATATATCCGAAGTTAAAACTGCTTCAGTAATTATTAATAATTCAGAAATTCCAATAGGTAAAACATACAAAGAAGAATTAATAAAATTCATTAAGTTAATTTAG
- a CDS encoding sensor histidine kinase, with protein sequence MRSTLFTLLFYFIFLLSFTAQENQISQKEFIKKVEGYILDKKLDSASIFLRQLENNDYTSILTRIKNREELSYSEYDRFLKSVSRRKPLNYFSIHSFINEFIKEPNNYKNINSDYVYIKWSQISNLRDEVTLEAANVEQEKLEAYVNKFDDADDQVLALKTQITSHPIIMYNIKQDLKGKELCLKSIEAARKLKDIKLEIIFLYYLTDFLVQEDKLQEYIDVSEQSLELEKKLPEQTAFHHAILEHLVDAYIYKGGNHLRIRDLLDEIYDNENSRANSYEFYVKFIAKLDENSTEKRAILNKFEVKNVFELTEKFTELGKDLNQHEFTKLIAASADALVAHGFYEESIRYKKHEIFLIKNIYSKELSETLSNYKTEAAVKEKEVEIESEKERTKIFIVIAALIGVFLLISLFTIRKIRKQSKELSEKNKLINKSLKEKELLVKEVHHRVKNNFQIVSSLLELQSKGIEDEKALELANEGKNRVKSMALIHQKLYQNESGLVDFDEYIQLLVKELSSLFKSDNKIDTSITSKDMSFDIDTAIPLGLIINEIITNSYKYAFKQGKENTLSISINKEIDNNFKLIIEDNGPGLYSNFDVKKAKSLGLRLVNRLVKQLHGTLSLTNEKGARFEIIFKDLHARQLVD encoded by the coding sequence ATGAGAAGTACACTGTTTACATTATTATTCTATTTTATTTTTTTATTGAGTTTTACAGCTCAAGAAAATCAAATATCTCAAAAAGAGTTTATTAAGAAAGTAGAAGGTTATATTTTAGATAAAAAATTAGATTCTGCATCTATTTTTTTACGTCAACTAGAAAATAACGATTACACTTCAATTTTAACTAGAATTAAAAATAGAGAAGAACTCTCTTATTCAGAATATGATAGGTTTTTAAAATCAGTAAGTAGAAGAAAACCTCTTAATTATTTTTCTATTCATTCTTTTATAAATGAGTTTATAAAAGAACCAAATAATTATAAAAATATAAATTCTGATTATGTTTATATAAAATGGAGTCAAATAAGTAATTTAAGAGATGAGGTTACGCTAGAGGCTGCTAATGTTGAACAAGAAAAATTAGAAGCCTATGTAAATAAATTTGATGATGCAGATGATCAAGTTTTGGCATTAAAAACTCAAATTACTAGTCATCCTATTATAATGTATAATATTAAGCAAGACTTAAAAGGAAAAGAGTTATGTTTAAAAAGTATTGAAGCTGCCAGAAAATTAAAGGATATTAAACTTGAAATAATTTTTTTATACTACTTAACAGATTTCTTAGTTCAAGAAGATAAACTACAAGAATATATTGATGTTAGCGAACAAAGTTTAGAGTTAGAAAAAAAGTTACCAGAACAAACAGCATTTCATCATGCAATATTAGAACATTTAGTAGATGCTTATATTTATAAAGGTGGTAATCATCTAAGAATAAGGGATTTATTAGATGAGATTTATGATAATGAAAACTCAAGGGCCAATTCTTATGAGTTTTATGTTAAGTTTATTGCAAAACTCGATGAGAATTCAACTGAAAAAAGAGCGATTTTAAATAAGTTTGAAGTTAAAAATGTATTTGAGCTTACAGAAAAGTTTACCGAATTAGGTAAAGATTTAAATCAGCATGAATTTACTAAATTAATTGCCGCTAGTGCAGATGCGCTTGTTGCTCATGGTTTTTATGAGGAAAGTATTAGGTATAAAAAACATGAAATATTTTTAATAAAAAATATTTATTCTAAAGAATTATCAGAAACTCTGTCTAATTATAAAACAGAAGCTGCTGTTAAAGAAAAAGAAGTTGAAATTGAAAGTGAAAAAGAGAGAACAAAAATATTTATAGTAATTGCAGCTTTAATCGGTGTTTTTTTGTTGATTTCTCTTTTTACGATAAGAAAAATAAGAAAACAATCTAAAGAATTAAGTGAAAAAAATAAATTGATTAACAAGTCTTTAAAAGAGAAAGAATTGTTAGTTAAAGAAGTGCATCATAGAGTAAAAAATAATTTTCAAATTGTATCGAGTTTATTAGAATTGCAAAGCAAAGGTATTGAAGATGAAAAAGCTTTAGAATTAGCAAATGAAGGTAAAAATAGAGTAAAATCTATGGCTTTAATCCATCAGAAATTATATCAAAATGAAAGCGGTTTAGTCGATTTTGATGAATACATACAATTACTTGTAAAAGAACTTTCATCACTTTTTAAATCAGATAATAAAATAGACACATCAATTACATCAAAAGATATGAGTTTTGATATAGATACAGCAATTCCTTTAGGTTTAATAATTAACGAGATAATTACTAATTCTTATAAATACGCTTTTAAACAAGGAAAAGAGAATACATTATCAATCTCTATAAATAAAGAAATTGATAACAATTTTAAACTAATTATAGAAGATAATGGGCCTGGTTTGTATAGTAATTTTGATGTAAAAAAAGCAAAAAGTTTAGGTTTGCGTTTGGTAAATAGATTGGTAAAACAATTACATGGTACTTTAAGTTTAACAAATGAAAAAGGAGCTCGATTTGAAATTATATTTAAAGATTTACATGCAAGACAATTGGTTGATTAA